From the genome of Salmo salar chromosome ssa29, Ssal_v3.1, whole genome shotgun sequence:
AGGCAGAGCAGGCCGAGGCTGAAGCCGCCTCCTGTAGACGCAAGGCCCACTTCTTTCTGggctccaccaacaagagggccAAGACTGTGGTGCTGCACATCGACGGCCTGGACGACTCAGTGAGTGGATGGTGGTTTTTCcacattgtacacacacacaatcccataACACACCTGAGGAGAGCAGTTTGCCAGACCAACGGCCCAGGCTCCATTCCAAACTGGTTGCTTGCTTCATGACTTCTTGCCTTTTAATGTGTCTCCTTGGGATGAAAACTGTTGAAAAAATAGAATCTCTTTCTTCGTTATTGTGATAGGTTAACACAGTCGATAAGTCACCACCTCTAAGAACCCTTGAGTTGGGCATATTGTCGCCCTGTTGTCAATGTGACCACACAGTCTTAACACACATTGTCAAGTAATGTGGGTCAGTGTTGTAAATGTCAGCCATTGAACAGCAGGGTGTTGAGATGAAACCTGAACATCACCCCACAGGAGAGCTGTCCCTGATCACATtaccccagacagacagcctCAGTGACCAACACTCATACCGCAAGACAATGGAAGATGAGCTCTTTTGACATTTCATGTCTGTGACCGTGTTGTATATGTATGTAACATTAAACCCCTTCATCTGAATAGAATGTGAAGGTTTACAGGGTTTCTGGGTGACCATTTTATTTAAGACTGAATTGGTCTTGTCCTCTGCACaacttccctgtctctctccatccctcagacTCGTAGAAGTCTGTGTGAAGACGCCCTGCTGAAGATCCCAGGGGTGATCAGCTTCACCTTCCAGATGGCTGTGAAGAGGTGTGTGGTCAGGATCCGCTCTGACCTCAAGGCTGAGGTGAGTTACCCTCTCCACAATGTCATTCCACGGCACTGGGAAATGGATGAAGCACATCCCTTTTTTCATTACTTTGTGATCCTGTGATGAAGCGCATCCGTCTTTGTGTTCCCCAGGCGCTGGGCACGGCGATCAACTCCACCAAAGTGATGAAGGCTGCACAGGTGGtgaagggagaggatggaggagaggtaaGTGGAGGGAGGGATACTACTGTCAAATGAAATTACAACTCACTTTACAGTAAAACATTAAAATGAAGGTGAACAGAAGCtaatataaaacaaaataatattGACATTTTTGATTCAAGGCTGTGCTAAATAACTGTAAAATAATGTATTAATCTTCAGGCTAAAAGGGTAGGTTTTGAAACGTCATTTAAAAACCTCCACTGTATCTGTCCCTCTTACCTGACAGGGCAAGTCATTGGGTTATTGTTGTGCTGTTGCAGCTTTGGCTAGGGCTTATTATTTTTCAAAATGTCCACACCCAGTGGGAGTAGGCATGGTAGAGCTCTTTGCAAACCCGAACGTCTGTGTAGCTGCTGCGTGCTGGGAATATGTTTATATCCTGGTGTGCTTGGGATGGTAGCTTGAtcacagatgaatctgggttatTTGGAGTGACACCATTAGCTGGtcatctctctctaacctgaggGGATTACTCACCGCCAGGTCACATGACCAATCCCAGCATGCCCTGGGAGCAGTGTGGCACTACACCATGTATCTTTGGGAAACTGCAACCCCCATCAGAGGAGAAGAGCCAGCAACAGAACTCCCACTCCCGTCTGAAGTAGTTAGATTAGGGGGAGTTTTCTTGAGGTGCTCGATCATGGCCTGAAATGTCCCTCTCCAACACAAGCCACCGCTCCTCACTGACCTGCTGTTCCTGTTATGTCCATCAGGGGGCAGAGCTGGTTCATTTATGTTTCAGAGATGACACTGGAGAAGTAGAGAATAGCTTGAAATTGCCTGAGCCTGGTGTTGTTTTGTCTGCACTGTTTTTGTCCCCCACAATGAAATCGgggaggggactgtggatctgtctACGTCCGTATATTCGTCACATGCAATATCTTAGACAGCACTGGCCCGATTTTGACGTAACTTCTgtgaatgatgcgtcttgccatagagatcttacatttacataattacaCACATTGTCAAGATGGTGGCGCTATAACAAGCGATTGCAAATGCCAGCCTTGAAAGGTCACGCCACTCACCTCGTTTGACCTAAAGTCATGAAATTTGGTACATGGGTCCCTCTCCTCACAAAGGAACACATTTACCTCAGGGACCCATATGGTCTGCCATGATGGATTCTAGCCTTTTAGAATTTTGTGGAAAAAAATGAAATGCCGAATGACTGATCTGCATGAAACTCGATATGTTGCATCTATGGACAAAGGTCGACCTAAAACAACATGGACACTATTGACCAATAAACATTAACGTGGGCGTGGTCTGGCACATAAATGCATATATTTCAGTCACAGATATTCATATTGTAATAAAATTTGGTAAACATGTTGCAAAAACTGTCAAGACTCAACATATGCAAGAACATTCATATCGACCACATGGTGGCACTATAACGGGGACATATTTTGTTACTACCAGTATAGTCTAGTTTGAATTGTTGTCACTGATTGGCCCAAGGGGTGGGGGCTGTATCATTTGTGGGggatgacatgtttactgttgccttgtttaaTTAAACCAGTTTGCCACTAGGCAGGGATTCTGAACAATtgttgtctatctctctctctgtcccaccctcCCTTCCTACgtcccaccctctccctccctccctccgtctgtttCCCCAGCTGATGCTTCCATTCCAGGAGGGtgcggaggtggtggtggtggaacacAACGTGGACGTCCCAGACTACCTCCCTGAGGAGGAAAGCCCAtctcaggagcaggacaaggccGTGACCCGCGTGGGCTCCATCACAGATGGCGTGGGCTGGCTCAGCACCGCCGCCAACTTCCTGTCCCGCTCCTTCTACTGGTGACCACTTCCTGTGTCAGTAGCCATCGTCACAACCCGGAAGTACCAACTGACGGTCGGTCGCCTTAGCCCACCAGCCCTGCCTAGCCCCTTCCCCGGTCATCCAGCCCTTCTACTCTCTAGTCCCTCTCAGCAGCCACACAGAGTAGCACTCTGCTCAGTGTCTATATGGAGCACTGGACTGCCATGCGCACCTTgaatagggttgcaaaattccaggaactttcaataaattccctggttttccagataTCCCGGTTAGAAGATtcccggaatcaggagggaataagcaggaaagcTGGTAGCCTcctac
Proteins encoded in this window:
- the LOC106590393 gene encoding armadillo repeat-containing protein 1; its protein translation is MSGELDALTVVNQLRDLAADPLNRRAIVQDNGCLPGLILFLDHPNPQVVYSALLAVRYLAECRSNREKMKGELGMMLSLQNVMQKSTSPGETKLLASEIYEILQAAGNDQAEQAEAEAASCRRKAHFFLGSTNKRAKTVVLHIDGLDDSTRRSLCEDALLKIPGVISFTFQMAVKRCVVRIRSDLKAEALGTAINSTKVMKAAQVVKGEDGGELMLPFQEGAEVVVVEHNVDVPDYLPEEESPSQEQDKAVTRVGSITDGVGWLSTAANFLSRSFYW